The proteins below come from a single Heptranchias perlo isolate sHepPer1 unplaced genomic scaffold, sHepPer1.hap1 HAP1_SCAFFOLD_430, whole genome shotgun sequence genomic window:
- the LOC137312777 gene encoding mucin-19-like has translation MEILEELKIDVLLVLYANPKGVTVSGFSTAFRKHHGRELDLAKYGFASTSQMVEQMEEMVQSRVVGGEERLTARGIGATGRPGRCPDAPTSRQAPRSPSPRAGPSGQQKPALFPQPPRTWAPAMGPGLLSSLPDVLPQVSGPQLAPVRASQPRPHPGYGQWPTDPGPLTLQSLGCPLSFQHPAQQAPFPRYLQPIIFMGDSLIPGWRERPGVAPLIQAQASRARPAPPGASRQPRAGPSLVLEYPPTRPGEARCRGEPQAPREPAVGQQARRPGGVGGRGASPLPQPGPACSQRAEGERPLTYSQAVRARAGGQRPAEPGPGPDRSSFLEQVKVGEWPSPAQTRRPGRLPRESGKPPDEGQERPEEIPAGKAAPDGTGVVTTGLDARPEIPASQLKGAEDGAECSKWLQEVLRTKGYRDGLRSDKLAALCLKQRGVELSHLLRRAGFGSLQDFLRDLPEVETVTSPGQKTLVIRLLSVSEEGANGLPQGPVPLVGASLALGSASGAHSSENEPQQPSGAQSRTEAQSALVMHEETPILVHSTFDLCKTLTLELLQEYRLGLRIRNLCERFRIKHGQELSRLVQELGCASIIEFLEQIPEVHISNPQRPINCTVTLDSAMDIDHPPENGTAHRGDPLPSDPGVPCRPREAETLCQVREDVTSLLGACPGGLTLFQLQRSYADLYRRPLTLLGYASVKELLQAMGEHVTLVGLGVQTRIFPYSTAEASQGMVQDDTGFSLETIEWETDAGFGGAESGVTGSGVTESRVTGSRVTESGVTGSRVTGSGVTESGVTVSRVTGSGVTESRVTESRVTESGVTGSRVTESRVTESGVTGSGVTESRVTESGVTESRMTGSRVMESRVTESRVTGSRVTGSRVTGSRVTGSRVTGSRVTESGVTESRVTESRVTESRMTGSRVTGSGVTESRVTGSRVTGSGVHGFGETKSGVTGSRVMESRVTGSRVTESRVTESGVTGSGVTGSGVTESRVTESRVTESRVTGSRVTGSRVTGSRVTGSGVTESRVTGSRVTGSGVYGFGETKSGVTGSRVMESRVTGSGVTESRVTESRVTESRMTGSRVTGSRVTGSRVNGFGETKSGVTASGVNGFGETKSGVTASGVNGFGETKSGVTASGVNGFGETKSGVTASGVNGFGETKSGVTGSGVNGFGETKSGVTGSGVNGFGETKSGVTGSRVTESRVTGSRMTRTGVTESRVTGSRMTGSGVTGSGVTGSRVTGSGVTGSGVTGSRVTESGVTGSGVTGSGVTESVVTGSGVMVSRVTESGVTGSGVTGSRVTESRVTGSGVTGSRVTESGVTGSGVTGSGVTESVVTGSGVTGSGVTESVVTGSGVMVSRVTESIVTESGVMRSRVMGSGVTESGVTGSGVTESGVKGSGVTESGVTKSRVTGSGVTESRVIESGVTGSGVTESRVTGSGVTESGVTDSGVTKSGVTGSGVTGSGVTKPTEGRDRLTPGDPHRPPPRDLWLTGSDPPPDPWPEPGLRPCGDSTPGLPLRPSRAGPGPRSTPSCASPGLGLPLGERAAYRTIQGLSDGSRGPGPSFYAPYLAEEQRMCSVL, from the exons ATGGAGATTTTGGAGGAACTGAAGATTGACGTCCTCCTGGTTCTCTACGCCAATCCGAAGGGCGTGACCGTCTCCGGCTTCTCCACCGCCTTCCGGAAGCATCACGGCCGCGAGCTGGACCTCGCGAAGTACGGATTCGCTTCCACCAGCCAGATGgtggagcagatggaggagatggtgcagagcagggtggtggggggagaggagaggctgACGGCCAGGGGAATTGGGGCCACCGGACGGCCAGGCCGTTGTCCAGACGCACCGACGTCCAGGCAGGCCCCTCGGAGCCCGTCCCCCAGAGCCGGGCCTAGCGGCCAACAGAAGCCTGCCCTGTTCCCCCAGCCCCCGCGGACCTGGGCTCCGGCGATGGGGCCCGGGCTCCTCTCGTCCCTGCCCGATGTCCTCCCGCAAGTCTCAGGCCCTCAACTGGCTCCCGTCCGGGCCTCGCAGCCCAGGCCCCACCCAGGCTACGGTCAATGGCCAACAGACCCGGGCCCCTTGACGCTGCAGTCTCTGGGCTGCCCTCTGTCCTTCCAGCACCCAGCCCAGCAGGCCCCGTTCCCCAGGTACCTGCAGCCCATCATCTTCATGGGGGACTCCTTAATCCCCGGCTGGCGGGAGCGGCCCGGGGTGGCTCCACTAATCCAGGCTCAGGCTTCAAGGGCCCGGCCGGCGCCTCCGGGGGCGAGCCGCCAGCCGCGGGCCGGCCCCAGCCTGGTGCTGGAGTACCCGCCCACCCGTCCAGGGGAGGCTCGGTGTCGCGGCGAGCCCCAGGCCCCTCGGGAGCCGGCTGTCGGTCAGCAGGCCCGAAGGCCCGGGGGGGTCGGAGGTCGGGGAGCCAGCCCGCTGCCCCAGCCCGGGCCTGCCTGCTCCCAGCGGGCGGAGGGCGAGCGGCCTCTGACTTACAGTCAGGCCGTGAGGGCCAGGGCCGGGGGTCAGCGGCCGGCGGAGCCGGGGCCAGGCCCCGATCGAAGCTCCTTCCTGGAGCAGGTGAAAGTTGGGGAATGGCCCTCCCCGGCCCAGACCAGGAGGCCGGGACGGTTGCCGAGGGAGAGCGGGAAGCCTCCGGACGAGGGCCAGGAGCGGCCTGAGGAGATTCCGGCAGGCAAAGCAGCTCCAGACGGGACGGGGGTCGTGACAACGGGATTGGACGCACGGCCGGAGATCCCAGCGTCTCAACTCAAAG GTGCTGAGGACGGAGCAGAATGCTCCAAGTGGCTCCAGGAAGTACTGCGGACGAAGGGGTACAGGGACGGGCTGCGTTCCGACAAGCTGGCCGCCCTGTGCCTCAAACAGCGTGGGGTCGAACTGTCACATCTCCTGCGGAGGGCTGGCTTTGGCTCGCTCCAGGACTTCCTGAGGGACCTGCCTGAGGTGGAGACGGTGACCAGCCCAGGGCAGAAAACCCTCGTCATCCGACTGCTTTCTGTCTCCGAGGAGGGAGCAAACGGCCTCCCACAGG GGCCGGTTCCACTGGTCGGCGCCTCCCTCGCACTGGGCTCCGCCTCTGGGGCCCACAGCTCAGAGAATGAACCGCAGCAACCTTCAGGGGCACAAAGCAGGACGGAGGCGCAGAGTGCGTTGGTGATGCACGAGGAGACACCAATCTTGGTGCACAGTACGTTCG ACCTGTGCAAGACACTGACCCTCGAGCTGCTCCAAGAGTACAGGCTTGGGCTCAGGATCAGGAACCTCTGCGAGCGTTTCAGAATCAAGCACGGCCAGGAACTTTCGCGACTGGTCCAGGAGTTGGGGTGCGCCTCGATTATCGAATTTCTCGAGCAGATACCCGAGGTTCACATCTCGAACCCCCAACGGCCGATAAACTGCACCGTAACATTAG ATTCTGCGATGGACATCGATCACCCGCCCGAGAATGGCACAGCCCATCGCGGTGACCCCCTGCCCTCCGACCCGGGGGTCCCCTGCCGGCCCAGGGAGGCCGAGACGCTCTGCCAGGTGCGAGAGGACGTCACCAGCCTGCTGGGTGCCTGCCCCGGGGGCCTGACGCTCTTCCAGCTGCAGAGAAGCTACGCCGACCTCTACCGACGACCCCTCACCCTCCTGGGCTACGCCTCGGTCAAGGAGCTGCTCCAGGCCATGGGGGAGCACGTCACGCTGGTGGGCCTGGGGGTCCAGACCCGAATCTTCCCCTATTCGACTGCAGAGGCATCGCAGGGCATGGTGCAGGACGACACGG GATTTTCCCTTGAAACCATCGAGTGGGAGACAGACGCAGGATTCGGCGGGGCAGAATCCGGAGTGACAGGGTCTGGAGTGACGGAATCCAGAGTGACAGGATCCAGAGTGACAGAATCCGGAGTGACGGGGTCCAGAGTGACAGGATCCGGAGTGACAGAATCCGGAGTGACAGTGTCCAGAGTGACAGGATCCGGAGTGACGGAATCCAGAGTGACAGAATCCAGAGTGACAGAATCTGGAGTCACAGGATCCAGAGTGACGGAATCCAGAGTGACAGAATCTGGAGTCACAGGATCCGGAGTGACGGAATCCAGAGTGACAGAATCCGGAGTGACCGAATCCAGAATGACGGGGTCCAGAGTGATGGAATCCAGAGTGACAGAATCCAGAGTGACAGGATCCAGAGTGACAGGATCCAGAGTGACAGGATCCAGAGTGACAGGATCCAGAGTGACAGGATCCAGAGTGACAGAATCCGGAGTGACGGAATCCAGAGTGACAGAATCCAGAGTGACAGAATCCAGAATGACGGGGTCCAGAGTGACGGGGTCCGGAGTGACAGAATCCAGAGTGACGGGGTCCAGAGTGACAGGGTCCGGAGTGCATGGGTTCGGAGAGACCAAGTCTGGAGTGACGGGGTCCAGAGTGATGGAATCCAGAGTGACAGGATCCAGAGTGACAGAATCCAGAGTGACAGAATCCGGAGTCACAGGATCCGGAGTCACAGGATCCGGAGTGACGGAATCCAGAGTGACGGAATCCAGAGTGACAGAATCCAGAGTGACGGGGTCCAGAGTGACGGGGTCCAGAGTGACGGGGTCCAGAGTGACGGGGTCCGGAGTGACAGAATCCAGAGTGACGGGGTCCAGAGTGACAGGGTCCGGAGTGTATGGGTTCGGAGAGACCAAGTCTGGAGTGACGGGGTCCAGAGTGATGGAATCCAGAGTGACAGGATCCGGAGTGACAGAATCCAGAGTGACAGAATCCAGAGTGACAGAATCCAGAATGACGGGGTCCAGAGTGACGGGGTCCAGAGTGACGGGGTCCAGAGTGAACGGGTTCGGAGAGACCAAATCTGGAGTGACGGCGTCCGGAGTGAACGGGTTCGGAGAGACCAAATCTGGAGTGACGGCGTCCGGAGTGAACGGGTTCGGAGAGACCAAGTCTGGAGTGACGGCGTCCGGAGTGAACGGGTTCGGAGAGACCAAGTCTGGAGTGACGGCGTCCGGAGTGAACGGGTTCGGAGAGACCAAGTCTGGAGTGACGGGGTCCGGAGTGAACGGGTTCGGAGAGACCAAGTCTGGAGTGACGGGGTCCGGAGTGAATGGGTTCGGAGAGACCAAGTCTGGAGTGACAGGGTCCCGAGTGACAGAATCCAGAGTGACAGGATCCAGAATGACAAGGACTGGAGTTACAGAGTCCAGAGTGACAGGATCCAGAATGACAGGATCCGGAGTGACAGGATCTGGAGTGACGGGGTCCAGAGTAACGGGGTCCGGAGTGACAGGATCTGGAGTGACGGGGTCCAGAGTGACAGAATCCGGAGTGACAGGATCTGGAGTGACTGGGTCCGGAGTGACAGAATCCGTAGTGACGGGATCTGGAGTGATGGTGTCCAGAGTGACAGAATCCGGAGTGACAGGATCTGGAGTGACGGGGTCCAGAGTGACAGAATCCAGAGTGACAGGATCTGGAGTGACAGGGTCCAGAGTGACAGAATCCGGAGTGACAGGATCTGGAGTGACTGGGTCCGGAGTGACAGAATCCGTAGTGACGGGATCTGGAGTGACTGGGTCCGGAGTGACAGAATCCGTAGTGACGGGATCTGGAGTGATGGTGTCCAGAGTGACAGAATCCATAGTGACAGAATCTGGAGTGATGAGGTCCAGAGTGATGGGGTCCGGAGTTACAGAATCCGGAGTGACAGGATCTGGAGTGACCGAGTCTGGAGTGAAAGGGTCTGGAGTGACCGAATCTGGAGTGACCAAGTCCAGAGTGACCGGGTCTGGAGTAACTGAGTCCAGAGTGATCGAGTCCGGAGTGACAGGGTCCGGAGTGACCGAGTCCAGAGTGACCGGGTCTGGAGTAACCGAGTCCGGAGTGACCGATTCCGGAGTGACCAAGTCCGGAGTGACCGGGTCTGGAGTGACCGGGTCCGGAGTGACCAAGCCGACCGAGGGCCGGGATCGGCTGACCCCTGGCGACCCCCATCGACCTCCCCCCCGCGACCTCTGGCTGACCGGCTCGGACCCGCCGCCCGACCCCTGGCCGGAGCCCGGCCTCCGTCCCTGCGGAGACTCGACCCCCGGCCTGCCTTTGCGGCCCAGTCGGGCCGGCCCGGGCCCCAGGAGCACCCCCTCCTGCGCCTCGCCCGGCCTGGGGCTCcccctgggggagagagcggcCTACCGCACCATCCAAGGCCTGTCCGACGGCTCGAGGGGCCCCGGCCCTTCCTTCTACGCCCCCTACCTGGCGGAGGAGCAGAGAATGTGCTCCGTGCTGTAA